A window of Metabacillus sp. B2-18 contains these coding sequences:
- the flgK gene encoding flagellar hook-associated protein FlgK, with the protein MRSTFMGLETAKRGMFTQQSALHTTGNNIANANTEGYTRQRVNFKATEAYPSLGLNRPQIPGQMGTGVEVESVQRVRESFLDIQYRSESNKLGYWESRANALQKMEEIMNEPSETGLASSLDKFWQSLQDLALDPTNAGARSVVRERGNAVADTFNYLATSLKSVQGDLKNELDVSVKEVNSLANQLNNINKQISEIEPNGYLPNDLYDERDRLLDKLSSLANIKVSYNASGGNALKISEGTATVEIVDDNGKILGTLVDGKSQRVSEFSVTYRKITDENGNITEGLAEGIKIGSKSINILDFNSAGKISGLIDSYGYSETLDDGSVVEYGLYPDMLNNLDTMAYEFATEFNTVHREGWNLRDYDEDKDPIDEQVKVDIDFFNIGSSSKGAASTLSISDKIKESTDFIAAGGKVDGNSPQIGNGNNAVTLSNVKNDVIDIGGTNTTLQNFYEGVIGGMAVNAQEAERLTTNSTVLRDSVEERRQSVSAVSLDEEMTNMIQFQHAYNASARMISLQDELLDKIINGMGAGR; encoded by the coding sequence ATGCGTTCAACTTTTATGGGATTAGAAACAGCTAAACGAGGTATGTTTACCCAGCAAAGTGCTTTGCATACAACAGGAAATAATATTGCCAATGCCAACACAGAGGGCTACACACGTCAGCGTGTTAATTTTAAAGCAACAGAAGCATACCCTTCACTTGGTTTAAATCGACCGCAAATTCCTGGTCAAATGGGAACAGGTGTGGAGGTCGAAAGTGTTCAACGTGTAAGAGAAAGCTTCTTAGATATTCAATATCGCTCGGAAAGTAATAAATTGGGTTACTGGGAATCAAGAGCAAATGCGCTTCAAAAGATGGAAGAAATTATGAACGAGCCATCAGAAACAGGATTAGCTAGTTCTTTGGACAAATTCTGGCAGTCACTACAGGATCTAGCATTAGATCCAACAAATGCAGGTGCACGATCTGTTGTACGTGAAAGAGGAAATGCGGTAGCTGATACATTTAACTATTTAGCGACATCTCTTAAATCTGTACAAGGTGATTTGAAAAATGAGTTAGATGTTTCTGTGAAGGAAGTTAACTCACTAGCAAATCAATTAAATAATATTAATAAACAAATTTCAGAAATAGAACCAAATGGCTACTTACCAAATGACCTTTATGACGAACGTGATCGTCTACTAGATAAATTGTCTTCATTAGCAAATATTAAAGTTTCTTACAATGCTTCTGGTGGTAACGCTCTAAAAATTTCTGAAGGAACAGCAACAGTCGAAATTGTTGATGACAACGGTAAGATTTTAGGAACTTTAGTAGATGGAAAAAGTCAACGAGTTAGTGAGTTTAGTGTTACTTATAGAAAAATCACTGATGAAAATGGAAATATTACAGAGGGACTCGCGGAAGGTATTAAGATTGGTTCAAAATCTATTAACATTTTGGATTTTAATAGTGCTGGGAAGATTAGTGGATTAATAGATTCATATGGTTATTCTGAAACATTAGATGACGGCAGTGTTGTTGAATATGGTTTATATCCTGATATGCTAAACAATTTGGATACCATGGCATATGAATTCGCAACGGAATTTAATACTGTCCACCGTGAAGGTTGGAATCTAAGGGATTATGATGAAGATAAAGATCCTATTGATGAACAGGTCAAAGTTGATATAGATTTCTTTAATATTGGGTCAAGTAGCAAAGGTGCTGCAAGCACATTAAGTATTTCAGATAAAATAAAAGAATCTACTGATTTTATTGCAGCAGGTGGTAAGGTAGATGGCAATTCGCCTCAAATCGGAAATGGAAATAACGCTGTCACACTATCAAATGTTAAAAATGATGTTATCGACATTGGTGGAACGAACACAACTCTACAAAATTTCTATGAAGGTGTTATTGGTGGCATGGCTGTAAACGCACAGGAAGCGGAGAGATTAACAACAAACAGTACGGTCCTAAGAGATTCCGTAGAAGAGCGAAGACAATCTGTTAGCGCAGTTTCGTTAGATGAAGAGATGACGAATATGATTCAATTTCAGCATGCATATAATGCATCAGCTAGAATGATCTCGCTACAGGATGAGTTGCTAGATAAAATCATTAACGGTATGGGTGCAGGAAGGTAG
- a CDS encoding flagellar protein FlgN has translation MSVEDQLSHNLEKILKLQKSLHQIALKKTEIIKADNIEALGELMKDELKHIKAIEVLNNEREKIQHQLANEISISPQSLTISDLLSSDKIQDKEKLRNLQQQLVDQMKVLKEINELNQDLLQHSLNFVNLNLDLLLGQQESSNYNDQSSDETQSINRSIFDSKA, from the coding sequence ATGTCTGTTGAAGATCAGCTAAGTCATAATTTAGAAAAAATACTGAAGCTCCAAAAAAGTCTTCATCAAATTGCGTTAAAGAAAACTGAGATCATAAAAGCAGATAATATCGAAGCCCTCGGTGAATTAATGAAAGATGAGTTAAAGCATATTAAAGCAATTGAAGTATTAAATAATGAAAGAGAGAAAATTCAGCATCAACTTGCAAACGAGATTTCTATTTCTCCGCAGAGTTTAACGATATCTGATTTACTTTCTTCTGACAAAATTCAAGATAAAGAAAAACTAAGAAATTTACAACAACAGCTAGTAGATCAAATGAAGGTATTAAAAGAGATTAATGAACTGAATCAGGATTTGCTTCAGCACTCGTTAAATTTTGTTAATTTAAATCTTGATCTTCTTTTGGGACAACAGGAATCAAGTAATTATAACGATCAATCCTCTGATGAGACTCAGAGTATCAATCGTTCTATATTTGATTCAAAGGCTTAA
- a CDS encoding YaaR family protein: MDVQKIGRSTLNNIEKKQPVATESVSFTEVMANKRGNALYERFATLAKDIENQGKVLSESRTVEDLKKYKKLVKTFLEEAVNNGLQLEDQRGFNRRGRTKIYKIVKEVDSKLIDLTNEVLNKQQKGLNILNLVGEVQGLLINIYT; this comes from the coding sequence GAAGATCAACTTTAAATAACATAGAAAAAAAACAGCCAGTAGCAACTGAATCTGTAAGCTTTACAGAAGTGATGGCGAATAAAAGGGGAAATGCCCTATATGAAAGATTTGCTACGTTAGCTAAAGATATAGAAAACCAAGGAAAAGTTTTATCAGAGTCAAGAACTGTAGAGGATTTGAAAAAATATAAAAAGCTAGTAAAAACATTTTTAGAAGAGGCAGTTAACAATGGTCTTCAATTAGAGGATCAACGTGGTTTTAATCGCAGAGGTCGTACAAAAATCTATAAAATTGTAAAAGAAGTGGACAGTAAGCTAATTGACTTAACAAATGAAGTGCTCAATAAGCAGCAAAAAGGGCTAAACATTCTCAATCTTGTTGGAGAAGTTCAAGGTCTTTTAATAAATATCTACACATAA
- the flgL gene encoding flagellar hook-associated protein FlgL, translating to MRVTQSMLANNSLRNLSNSYSNLSKYQDQLATGKKISRPSDDPVVAIKGMFYRTNLTENEQYQRNLSEAYTWLENSEAGIEQATQITQRIRELVVQGQNGTNSPEDLKAIGVEIGQLKEDLMGVANTQVAGKYIFNGQKTQTVPIGDDAFITDAVGNKEYTFTQDTSSYNVEVSKGVQLKVNINSHNVFGKDFINTLEEIERKLTDGVGTLENGDQLLTDLDKHLGNLTAERAELGARYNRLELIDNRLADQEVIANRILSDNEDADMERVITDLTIQESIHRASLSAGSKIIQPTLMDFLR from the coding sequence ATGCGAGTTACACAAAGCATGTTAGCGAATAATTCATTGAGAAATTTGAGTAATAGCTATTCAAACTTAAGTAAATATCAAGATCAATTAGCGACAGGGAAAAAGATAAGTCGTCCATCAGATGATCCTGTTGTTGCAATTAAGGGAATGTTTTATCGAACAAATTTGACTGAAAATGAACAATACCAGAGAAATCTCTCTGAGGCATATACATGGCTGGAAAATTCAGAAGCAGGTATTGAGCAGGCAACTCAAATTACACAAAGAATTCGTGAATTAGTTGTTCAGGGTCAGAACGGAACGAACAGCCCGGAGGACTTAAAGGCAATCGGTGTTGAGATTGGCCAGCTTAAGGAAGATTTAATGGGTGTAGCTAATACACAAGTAGCCGGAAAATATATCTTTAATGGTCAAAAAACGCAAACTGTTCCTATAGGAGACGATGCTTTTATAACAGATGCAGTGGGTAATAAAGAGTATACATTTACACAAGATACTTCCTCTTATAACGTTGAAGTGTCAAAAGGTGTTCAGTTAAAGGTAAACATTAATTCTCACAATGTTTTTGGCAAGGACTTTATTAATACATTAGAAGAAATAGAGAGAAAATTGACTGATGGTGTTGGTACATTAGAAAACGGTGATCAGCTATTAACTGACTTGGATAAACACTTAGGTAATCTGACCGCCGAAAGAGCAGAGCTTGGAGCTAGATATAACAGACTTGAATTAATTGACAATCGCCTTGCCGATCAGGAAGTTATCGCAAATAGAATATTATCAGATAATGAAGATGCTGACATGGAACGAGTGATTACTGACTTAACCATTCAGGAAAGTATTCATCGTGCGTCACTATCTGCGGGTTCTAAAATTATTCAACCAACTTTAATGGACTTTTTACGTTAA
- a CDS encoding DUF6470 family protein, with amino-acid sequence MEFPQLRMESTSAQIGIQTKNAKNYIQQPMADLSIEQPKAELSIITTSPRLTIDQSQARADVDLKSISQRVDEFSQKGYQDLLAGIARRVNQGNQLMKIENSGNPIVSQAKQNSEKPAKEFGITFVPSYGSIKINYEPAKVYIEAKENKPKIDVKLNKPNVQYEQGNVEIYLQKRNELKISVDFVDIKA; translated from the coding sequence TTGGAATTTCCACAATTGAGAATGGAGAGTACTAGTGCTCAAATAGGTATTCAAACAAAGAATGCAAAGAATTATATTCAACAACCTATGGCTGATTTATCAATTGAACAGCCAAAAGCAGAATTATCTATTATCACAACTAGCCCTCGACTAACCATTGATCAATCACAGGCAAGAGCCGATGTTGATTTAAAGTCGATATCTCAAAGAGTAGATGAATTTTCACAAAAAGGGTATCAAGATTTGTTGGCTGGCATTGCCCGTAGAGTCAATCAAGGTAATCAACTAATGAAAATAGAGAATAGTGGAAACCCTATTGTAAGTCAGGCGAAACAAAACAGTGAAAAACCTGCGAAGGAATTTGGAATAACTTTTGTACCTTCATACGGCAGTATTAAAATTAATTATGAGCCGGCAAAGGTTTATATAGAGGCGAAGGAAAATAAACCGAAGATAGATGTTAAGCTCAATAAACCTAATGTACAATATGAACAAGGGAATGTAGAGATTTATCTTCAAAAAAGAAATGAGTTAAAAATTAGTGTGGACTTTGTTGACATAAAGGCATAA